Within Serratia odorifera, the genomic segment GCGGCGGATCGTTACGCTGACGGCACACCACCAGCAAGGCAACCAGCGGCGCCAGCGCCATCAGCCACAGCGGCGCCATCGGATCAAGCGACAAGGCCAGCGCGGCACACAGCGGGCCGAGCAAGCGCCCGCAACTGAGCCCGGAACTGATGGTTGCCAACGCCGCCATGCGCTGTTGGTGACCGGCGCGCTGCAACGCCCAGGTCTGGCTGGCCGGCACCATACCGGAAACCGTCAGGCCATAAATCACCCGGGCAACGATCAGTCCGCCCAGCCCCAGCAGCGGCGACAGCCAACCGGCCGCCAGCCCCCAGACCGCCAGCGCCATCAGCGCAAAGCTGAACAGATAGCCGGCCAGCGCCATCAGCACCACGTATTTGCAACCACGAATTTCGGACTGCCGCCCCCAATAGGGCGAACCAATCAAAAACAGCATCGAGCCCAGCGTTAACAGCCCCGCCCATACCGACAGCGACAGTTGAGTCATGCTGACCAACACCGGCAGGGCCACCAACAAACCATTTTGTCCAATGCCCAGCAGTCCGGCGCAAAAGGCCAACGGCCAGTTGGAAGGAGACGTATTCCCATTGGAGAGAATATCAGACGACGGCGATGTGCTCATGTAATGTAATGAAACCGTTAATAAAGTGAACGTTTACTGTATGATTTATGAAAAAATCATATCACGGGATTATTGATAACAATAAGTATTATTGATATAAGAATCATTCTCAATTGTTTCATAGCGAATCAGGGATCATGACCATTCAGTTTGCAACCGCGACGACCGATGTGGCTGCGCAATGTTTTCTCAACGCATTGATGCGTGAAACCCGGGACTGGCAAGTCATCCCGGCCGCTAACAGCCAACAACATCCGCAGTTACATATTCCCCTTACCACTCATAGCGCCATTCGCATTTCACTTCGCCATATTTCGCCCACCCAGCATCACCATTATCTTTTCCCGGCCTATCTGCATCAGCAGGACGACGGTCCGGGCGAAGCGCTGAGCGTGGAACGGCTGGTGACGCTGCTCTTGGCCAAGCCGACGGTCAAAGGTTCGCTGAATGATGAGGTGATCGCCCGCTTCCGCCAACGCGTGCTGGAAAGTCACGACAACACCCAACAGGCCATCGACAACCGCCTTGACTGGCCGACGCTGCGTGATAAGCCGATGAATTTCGCCCAGGCGGAACAGGGATTGCTGGTCGGTCATGCCTTCCACCCGGCACCAAAATCTCACGAGCCGTTTGATCATCAGCAAGCGCGTCGTTATCTGCCGGACTTCGGCGCGCGTTTCCCGCTGCGCTGGTTCGCGGTGAACAAGCGTTTTGTCTGTGGTGACAGCCTGGGGTTGACGTTGCAACAGCGCCTGCAGCGT encodes:
- a CDS encoding MFS transporter gives rise to the protein MSTSPSSDILSNGNTSPSNWPLAFCAGLLGIGQNGLLVALPVLVSMTQLSLSVWAGLLTLGSMLFLIGSPYWGRQSEIRGCKYVVLMALAGYLFSFALMALAVWGLAAGWLSPLLGLGGLIVARVIYGLTVSGMVPASQTWALQRAGHQQRMAALATISSGLSCGRLLGPLCAALALSLDPMAPLWLMALAPLVALLVVCRQRNDPPLPPVAQQQNRLQWHMLPYLLCALLLAASVSLMQLGLAPHLGRLFAHSATTVSHHVAILLSVAAGCTLLAQFLVVRPQRFAPASLLLWAALLMIAGLALMCASPLALFYLGCALTSFGAAMATPGYQLLLNDKLSTGKGSGVIATSHTLGYGLSALMVPVVAKFYGESQLIATALVMAVLLGGLSGWLWQQQRIIAPSREKY